The following nucleotide sequence is from Vibrio fluvialis.
ATGATCGCAGTCATCAACACCGCAATCCCAAACAGCAGCGCAATCACCACTGGCGATGGCGTGGCGGTTACGGTCAGATAACCAGCCATCGACAGGCTGGCTGGCGCGGCCAGAATTGCCATGGTGGGTTTAGCCGCATCCGGCACTTCTTGGGTGAACATAAAGCGATAAATCATTACCGGCAACATCACCGCGTAAGCCAGCATGCCAAACAGCAGCGCGCCATGAGCAATCGGAGCCAGCGCTGGGTTGCCGGAAAACGCGACGTCTGCGACGATAATGCCCACTGGCGGCACAAACCAGCTTGGCACCATGTGGTGCAGTTCGAACGCTTTGGCGCGGTGGTACACAAAACTCGCCAGAAAAATTACATGCAGCACCACGGCCATCAGCCACAATGCATCGCCTGCAACGGGGAAAAACTGGCCGACGGAATGGCTGACAACCATGGTCGCCATCGCATAAGTGGGCACCACGCTACCGACCACCGGATGGGCCAAATCTTGGCGCAATAGATGACCGTGGCACAGAAACTTCACGGTCAGGATCAGCAGCAGCACGCTGGCCAGCGCCGCACCAGTCCATTGACCGACGCCATGCAAATCGGCGGCATTTTCCCAGCACCAGCCCAAACTGGCGATACCGAGCGCCAAACCCGCCATCGGAGTTGGCGCGCCCATCACTTTGTTTTTCGCAGTTCGAATCATAACCACCTCATCACTCGGTTACTTCAACAACACGACGAAACCGGCCATCAACCGCGTCGTATTCGGGAATGGGGGAATAATACGCTTGCACTACGTTTGAATATATCTAATTATTCCTAACAGACGTTCAATCTAACTTAACGAAAATGGCATCCAATATTTCCCTCAAACAGTTGCGCGTGTTCACCACCATCACGCAGCACAAAACCCTGACGGCGGCGGCCGAGGTGCTGTTCCTCTCCAAGGCGGCGGTCAGCATGGCGCTCTCGGAATTGGAGAAACAGCTCGGGCACGCGCTGTTTGATCGGGTCAACAACCGGTTGATCCTCAATCAGGAAGGGCAAAAGCTCTTGCCGTTGGCCGATGAACTGCTCAGCCGCGCCAAAGATCTCGATCACCTGTTTGAAGATAACCAAACCCTTTCCGGCCAACTGCGCATCGGCGCCAGTGACACCATCGGCAATCAAGTCGCGCCCTATTTGCTCAGCGCCTTTCGCGCCCAGTTTCAGCATCAGTCGCAAAGCCTGTTTATTTCTAACTCAGCGCTGATCTGTCAGAAACTTGTCGACTACGAGCTCGATATTGCGCTGATT
It contains:
- a CDS encoding TDT family transporter, producing MIRTAKNKVMGAPTPMAGLALGIASLGWCWENAADLHGVGQWTGAALASVLLLILTVKFLCHGHLLRQDLAHPVVGSVVPTYAMATMVVSHSVGQFFPVAGDALWLMAVVLHVIFLASFVYHRAKAFELHHMVPSWFVPPVGIIVADVAFSGNPALAPIAHGALLFGMLAYAVMLPVMIYRFMFTQEVPDAAKPTMAILAAPASLSMAGYLTVTATPSPVVIALLFGIAVLMTAIIYLAFTRLLRLPFSPGYAAFTFPMVIGATALFKMAHWMERIGMAEHYVHQVHALAMVELLVATVVVSYVALRYVMYYQPAPRIMSNA
- a CDS encoding LysR family transcriptional regulator codes for the protein MASNISLKQLRVFTTITQHKTLTAAAEVLFLSKAAVSMALSELEKQLGHALFDRVNNRLILNQEGQKLLPLADELLSRAKDLDHLFEDNQTLSGQLRIGASDTIGNQVAPYLLSAFRAQFQHQSQSLFISNSALICQKLVDYELDIALIEGKTLHPQLMSTQFSQDEMCIVCAPTHSLASKDKIVLSDFEHSEWVLREAGSGSREFFLRVMAPRIEQWHEAFELNTTEALINSVSAGLGFGCLSRLAAQTAIRDGRVHVLNVPLDMKRRFWVLVHKEKYQSPLLKRFIEFCHDWPA